Below is a genomic region from Actinomadura sp. NAK00032.
AGGCCGGGATCGACTACGAGTCGGCCGAGAGCAAGTTCCTGCCGAGCGTCACCGTCCCGCTCGAGGAGGACAACGCAAAGAAGGTGTTCCGCCTCCTCGACGCCCTGGAGGACTCCGACGACGTCCAGGACGTCTACGCCAACTTCGACGTGTCCGACGAGGTCATGGCGTCCATCGACGCCTGACGCCCGCGCGTCCCGGCTCCCGACGCCGCCGTGCTCCCGCCCGGGACGCGGCGGCGTCGCGCGTCCGCCCCCGGATCCCGCCCGGGACACGCCCGCGCCGCCCCTCCACGGGGAGCCCTCCGGATTGGTAGCGTTGGCGGCCGAACAGATGATCGAAGGAGCGGCCGTGCGGGTGATGGGGGTGGACCCCGGGCTCACCCGGTGCGGGGTGGGTGTCGTCGACGGCGCCCCGGGCAAGCGGCTCCACCTGGTGCACGTGTCGGTCGTGCGGACCGCCCCCGACGAGGACCACGCCCTGCGCCTGGTGGGCATCGAGGCGGGCATCGAGGCCCTGATGGAGGAGTTCCGGCCCGACGCCGTCGCCGTCGAGCGGGTGTTCTCCCAGCACAACGTCCGCACCGTGATGGGGACCGCGCAGGCCGCCGGCATCGCGATGCTGGCGGCGGCCCGCCGCGGGCTGCCCGTCGCGCTGCACACCCCGAGCGAGGCGAAGGCCGCCGTCACCGGCAACGGCCGCGCCGACAAGGCGCAGGTCACCCGGATGGTGACCCGGCTGCTGGCCCTGGAGACGGCCCCCAGCCCGGCGGACGCGGCCGACGCGCTCGCGCTCGCCATCTGCCACGTGTGGCGCGGCGGAGCGCAGCAGCGGCTCGCACAGGCCCGCCGGTCGCGCATCGAGGAGGCGGCCCGGGCCGAGCGGGCGCGGCTCGCCGCCCGCAGCAGAGGAGGAAGTGTCCAGTGATCGCCTTCGTCAGCGGCCGGGTGGCCGCCGCCGGGCCCGACGGGGCGGTGATCGACGTGCACGGCGTCGGCCTGTCGGTGCAGTGCACGCCCGCGACCCTCGCCGGGCTGCGGGTCGGCGACCCGGCGCACGTGCCGACGTCCCTCGTCGTCCGCGAGGACTCCCTGACCCTGTTCGGGTTCGCCGACGACGACGAGCGCGGGGTGTTCGAGCTGCTGCAGACCGCCAGCGGCATCGGGCCGCGGCTCGCGCTGGCGATGCTCGCCGTGCACACCCCCGACGCGCTGCGCCGCGCCGTGGCCGCCGAGGACGTCACCGCACTGACCAAGGTGCCCGGCATCGGCAAGAAGGGCGCCCAGCGCATCGTCCTGGAGCTGAAGG
It encodes:
- the ruvC gene encoding crossover junction endodeoxyribonuclease RuvC, yielding MRVMGVDPGLTRCGVGVVDGAPGKRLHLVHVSVVRTAPDEDHALRLVGIEAGIEALMEEFRPDAVAVERVFSQHNVRTVMGTAQAAGIAMLAAARRGLPVALHTPSEAKAAVTGNGRADKAQVTRMVTRLLALETAPSPADAADALALAICHVWRGGAQQRLAQARRSRIEEAARAERARLAARSRGGSVQ
- the ruvA gene encoding Holliday junction branch migration protein RuvA, whose product is MIAFVSGRVAAAGPDGAVIDVHGVGLSVQCTPATLAGLRVGDPAHVPTSLVVREDSLTLFGFADDDERGVFELLQTASGIGPRLALAMLAVHTPDALRRAVAAEDVTALTKVPGIGKKGAQRIVLELKDRLGGPIGGAGDVRAPARAEAWRDQVQMGLVNLGWSAKDADAAVDAVAADLDGGETPPVAALLKAALKKLSK